Proteins encoded by one window of Kribbella italica:
- a CDS encoding serine hydrolase: MPDWTARLTHLAAKYDVPGAVLGVWADGEQTIAPYGVLNRRTGVETTADSVFQLGSVTKPWTATMIVQLAAEGRLALDDAVVKLLPEASIDPRITVRQLLSHTSGIDGDVFTDTGRGDDCVERYVALLADVPQLFEPGTAYSYCNAGFVVLGRIIEVLDGRTWDESLRARLVEPLGLTATMTLPEEAILHRAAVGHLGSDGSVVSTWQLPRSLGPAGLITATAEDLLKFAQPHLDQYAEMREPQVDYPGGSGGVAEIGLAWRLYDWEGRRLFGHDGATISQLAFLRIDPEARIAFCLLTNSGKAPALFEELATEVFSSHTGVGVPPGPEPAAPTGAAEAGAAEAGAPEGGATEAGAGFGGRHLGRYARESVAMEVLRRDGKLILTYQATGDRLAFAEEPMQEFELLPTEPLDGDHFVLRDSDDQPWTPVTFRPTYLFTSGRVTPRVQG; encoded by the coding sequence GTGCCTGACTGGACCGCGAGACTGACGCACCTGGCCGCGAAGTACGACGTACCGGGCGCGGTGCTCGGGGTGTGGGCCGACGGTGAGCAGACGATCGCGCCGTACGGCGTGCTGAACCGGCGGACCGGGGTCGAGACGACGGCCGACTCGGTCTTCCAGCTCGGCTCGGTGACCAAGCCCTGGACGGCGACGATGATCGTCCAGCTCGCCGCCGAAGGCCGGCTGGCGCTGGACGACGCGGTGGTCAAACTGTTGCCCGAGGCATCGATCGATCCGCGGATCACGGTCCGCCAGCTGCTGAGCCACACCAGCGGGATCGACGGCGACGTGTTCACCGACACCGGGCGCGGCGACGACTGCGTCGAGCGGTACGTCGCGCTGCTGGCCGACGTACCGCAGCTGTTCGAGCCCGGTACGGCGTACTCCTACTGCAACGCCGGCTTCGTGGTGCTCGGACGCATCATCGAGGTGCTCGACGGCCGGACCTGGGACGAGTCGCTTCGGGCCCGGCTGGTCGAGCCGCTCGGGCTGACCGCCACGATGACGCTGCCAGAGGAGGCGATCCTGCATCGCGCGGCGGTCGGGCATCTCGGCAGCGACGGCTCGGTCGTCTCGACCTGGCAGCTGCCGCGCAGCCTCGGCCCGGCCGGGCTGATCACGGCGACGGCCGAGGACCTGCTGAAGTTCGCGCAGCCGCATCTCGACCAGTACGCCGAGATGCGCGAGCCGCAGGTCGACTACCCCGGCGGGAGCGGCGGGGTGGCCGAGATCGGGCTGGCCTGGCGGCTGTACGACTGGGAAGGCCGTCGGCTGTTCGGGCACGACGGCGCGACGATCTCGCAGCTCGCGTTCCTGCGGATCGATCCGGAGGCCAGGATCGCGTTCTGCCTGCTGACGAACTCGGGCAAGGCACCGGCGCTGTTCGAGGAGCTGGCGACGGAGGTCTTCAGCAGTCACACCGGTGTGGGCGTGCCGCCCGGGCCCGAGCCGGCTGCGCCGACCGGGGCGGCAGAGGCGGGGGCGGCAGAGGCCGGCGCGCCAGAGGGCGGGGCCACGGAGGCCGGGGCAGGCTTCGGGGGTCGGCACTTGGGGCGCTACGCGCGGGAGAGTGTCGCGATGGAGGTTCTGCGGCGCGACGGCAAACTGATCCTTACCTACCAGGCGACCGGGGATCGGCTGGCGTTCGCCGAGGAGCCGATGCAGGAGTTCGAGCTGCTGCCGACCGAGCCGCTGGACGGCGACCACTTCGTCCTCCGCGACTCCGACGACCAGCCGTGGACGCCGGTCACCTTCCGGCCGACGTACCTGTTCACCTCCGGCCGCGTCACGCCGCGGGTTCAGGGATGA
- a CDS encoding MerR family transcriptional regulator, giving the protein MSLRPVDLARRVGVSTQLIRNYEAAGVLPETPRTDSGYRQYDEQHLDALLTYRALAPGFGAESSQLIMRAVHDGDLELALRVIDQSHAELHEQRRATDTASEALGAAAEQFLDGQPVSGPPLRVGELAHQLGIRTSALRVWEAAGLLLPARERGTNYRRYQPGQVRDARIIHMLRQGRYGFDQIRPVLEGLRRTGSTEALRAAVAERRAAHDRRTRAMLHGAALLDAYLNR; this is encoded by the coding sequence ATGAGCCTGCGCCCGGTCGACCTCGCGCGGCGGGTCGGGGTGTCGACCCAGCTGATCCGCAACTACGAGGCCGCCGGCGTACTCCCGGAAACACCGCGGACCGACAGCGGCTACCGCCAGTACGACGAACAGCACCTCGACGCGTTGCTCACCTACCGTGCACTCGCCCCGGGATTCGGCGCCGAGAGCTCGCAGCTGATCATGCGCGCGGTCCACGACGGCGATCTCGAACTCGCACTCCGCGTGATCGACCAGAGCCACGCCGAGCTGCACGAGCAACGCAGGGCAACCGACACGGCCAGCGAGGCCCTGGGCGCGGCGGCCGAGCAGTTCCTCGACGGCCAGCCGGTCTCGGGCCCGCCGCTGCGCGTCGGTGAGCTGGCCCATCAGCTCGGGATCAGGACCTCCGCGTTACGCGTCTGGGAGGCCGCCGGGCTGCTCCTGCCGGCTCGGGAGCGCGGGACGAACTACCGCCGTTACCAGCCCGGCCAGGTCCGGGACGCCCGGATCATCCACATGCTGCGGCAGGGCCGGTACGGCTTCGACCAGATCCGTCCGGTGCTCGAAGGGCTTCGCCGTACGGGGAGCACGGAGGCGCTGAGAGCGGCTGTCGCCGAGCGGCGAGCAGCGCACGACCGGCGTACGAGGGCCATGTTGCACGGTGCCGCGCTACTGGATGCCTACCTCAACAGATGA
- a CDS encoding ATP-binding protein, which yields MTSAPADLPGKAGELRAAGYLPRTIKAEIRDNLLTKLRAGDDPWPGIVGFSRTVIPQLERALLAGHDVVLLGERGQGKTRLLRTLIGLLDEWTPVIEGAELPEHPLDPITPASKRRAAELGDDLPVTWLHRDLRYAEKLATPDTSVGDLIGDVDPVKVAEGRSLGDPETIHFGLVPRAHRGIVAINELPDLAERIQVALLNVMEERDIQVRGYTLRLPLDVLLVATANPEDYTNRGRIITPLKDRFGAEVRTHYPLDVDAEVDVVRQEAHLTAEVGEPLLEVLARFVRHLRESTAIDQRSGVSARFAVAAAETVAAAALRRSAITGEEPAVARPVDLDAVPAVLRGKLEFEPGEEGRETELLEYLLRRSVADTARERFAGLDLTPLANAVAEGHLVTTGERIPGRDVLSALPELPVLHDVAARAGVEADDSPGRIAAAVELALEALYLSKRLAKDADDDTTVYGA from the coding sequence GTGACTAGTGCACCTGCTGACCTTCCCGGGAAGGCCGGCGAGCTTCGCGCCGCCGGTTACCTTCCCCGCACCATCAAAGCCGAGATCCGCGACAACCTGCTGACCAAGCTGCGCGCCGGCGACGACCCGTGGCCCGGCATCGTCGGGTTCTCCCGAACCGTGATTCCCCAGCTCGAGCGGGCGCTGCTCGCCGGGCACGACGTCGTCCTGCTCGGTGAGCGCGGACAGGGCAAGACCCGCCTGCTACGCACGCTGATCGGGCTGCTCGACGAGTGGACGCCCGTGATCGAGGGGGCGGAGCTGCCCGAGCACCCGCTCGACCCGATCACGCCCGCGTCGAAGCGCCGGGCCGCCGAGCTCGGCGACGACCTGCCGGTGACCTGGCTGCACCGCGACCTGCGGTACGCCGAGAAGCTGGCGACGCCCGACACCTCCGTCGGTGACCTGATCGGCGACGTCGACCCGGTCAAGGTCGCCGAGGGCCGCAGCCTCGGTGACCCCGAGACGATCCACTTCGGCCTGGTCCCGCGGGCGCACCGCGGGATCGTCGCGATCAACGAGCTGCCCGACCTGGCCGAGCGGATCCAGGTCGCGCTGCTGAACGTGATGGAGGAGCGCGACATCCAGGTCCGCGGCTACACGCTCCGCCTGCCGCTGGACGTGTTGCTGGTGGCAACGGCCAACCCCGAGGACTACACCAACCGCGGCCGGATCATCACGCCGCTGAAGGACCGGTTCGGCGCCGAGGTCCGGACCCACTACCCGCTCGACGTCGACGCCGAGGTGGACGTCGTACGGCAGGAGGCGCACCTGACCGCAGAGGTCGGGGAGCCGCTGCTGGAGGTGCTGGCGCGGTTCGTCCGGCACCTGCGTGAGTCGACGGCGATCGACCAGCGGTCGGGTGTGTCGGCCCGGTTCGCTGTTGCCGCCGCCGAGACCGTTGCGGCCGCAGCGCTGCGGCGAAGCGCCATCACGGGCGAGGAGCCGGCCGTGGCCCGGCCGGTCGACCTCGACGCGGTGCCCGCCGTACTGCGGGGCAAGCTGGAGTTCGAGCCCGGCGAAGAGGGCCGGGAGACCGAGCTGCTCGAGTACCTGCTGCGTCGGTCGGTCGCCGACACGGCGCGGGAGCGGTTCGCCGGGCTGGACCTGACACCGCTGGCGAATGCCGTTGCCGAGGGCCACTTGGTGACGACCGGCGAGCGAATTCCTGGTCGCGACGTACTGTCCGCCCTTCCCGAGCTGCCGGTGCTGCACGACGTGGCCGCGCGCGCCGGTGTCGAGGCGGACGATTCGCCGGGCCGGATCGCGGCCGCGGTGGAGCTCGCGCTGGAGGCGCTCTACCTGTCGAAACGACTCGCCAAGGACGCCGACGACGACACGACCGTCTACGGAGCCTGA
- a CDS encoding vWA domain-containing protein → MTAAIPEGWSYGPWHEGPDPLAPPVDLRDALDELGQDVMAGSSPRSALEELLRRGTRNTQGLDDLTRRLWERRREIQSRHNLEGTLRDVQRLLDEALEAERHDLFPNPSDDARFREAQLDALPSGTAAAVRELAEYDWQSPQARQKYDEIRELLGKELLGSRFEGMKEALQNTTPEDVARVNEMLADLNALLAAHAQDRPDVDQLFEQFMAKHGEFFPENPRTVDELIDALARRAAAAQRMMNSMTPEQRAELAQLSQQAFGSPELSQQLQQLDSQLQALRPGEDWYSGERMSGDDPLGLAEGARAMNDLAELDALAEQLSQSYPGARLEDIDLDALTRQLGDEATVDARRLSELERELRNQGLLERAPDGSLRLSPKALRQLGQTALSDVLRAARGQSGERESASAGAAGELSGSTRQWQFGDTQAWDVPKTVRNAVLRTASVGARVGLDVSDVEIAETEHRARAAVALLVDTSWSMVQENRWLPMKRTALALHQLISTRYRNDALQLITFGRYAGVVELPQLIGLEGTWEQGTNAHHALLLAGRHLRRHPDANPVVLMVTDGEPTAHLEPDGTAEFSYPPEPATLRKTIFEVDRLAKLGASLTVFRLGDDPRLEKFVDLLARRTGGRVLAPDADGLGAAVVGDYLRTRRKF, encoded by the coding sequence ATGACCGCTGCGATTCCCGAAGGCTGGTCGTACGGGCCCTGGCACGAAGGGCCCGATCCACTGGCGCCGCCGGTGGATCTGCGGGACGCGCTGGACGAGCTCGGCCAGGACGTGATGGCCGGGTCGTCGCCGCGGTCCGCGCTGGAGGAGCTGCTCCGCCGCGGCACCCGGAACACGCAAGGGCTGGACGACCTCACCCGCCGGCTCTGGGAGCGGCGACGCGAGATCCAGTCCCGGCACAATCTCGAAGGCACCCTGCGCGACGTCCAGCGGCTGCTCGACGAAGCGCTGGAGGCTGAGCGGCACGACCTGTTCCCGAACCCGTCGGACGACGCCCGGTTCCGCGAGGCGCAGCTCGACGCGCTGCCGTCCGGTACGGCGGCCGCCGTACGGGAGCTGGCGGAGTACGACTGGCAGTCGCCTCAGGCGCGGCAGAAGTACGACGAGATCCGCGAGCTGCTCGGCAAGGAGCTGCTCGGGTCGCGGTTCGAGGGCATGAAGGAGGCCCTGCAGAACACGACGCCCGAGGACGTCGCGCGGGTCAACGAGATGCTGGCCGATCTCAACGCCTTGCTGGCCGCGCACGCGCAGGACCGGCCGGACGTGGACCAGCTGTTCGAGCAGTTCATGGCCAAGCACGGCGAGTTCTTCCCGGAGAACCCACGCACCGTCGACGAGCTCATCGACGCGTTGGCCCGGCGAGCGGCCGCGGCGCAACGGATGATGAACTCGATGACCCCGGAGCAGAGGGCCGAGCTGGCCCAGCTGTCGCAGCAGGCGTTCGGCAGTCCGGAGCTGTCGCAGCAGTTGCAGCAGCTGGATTCGCAGTTGCAGGCGCTGCGGCCGGGCGAGGACTGGTACTCGGGTGAGCGGATGAGCGGCGACGACCCGCTCGGCTTGGCCGAGGGAGCGCGGGCGATGAACGACCTGGCCGAGCTGGACGCGCTGGCTGAGCAGCTGTCGCAGTCCTACCCGGGTGCGCGGTTGGAGGACATCGATCTGGATGCCCTGACCCGGCAGCTCGGGGACGAGGCGACGGTCGACGCCCGGCGGTTGAGCGAACTCGAGCGCGAGCTGCGCAACCAGGGGCTGCTGGAGCGTGCTCCGGACGGCTCGTTGCGGCTGTCGCCGAAGGCGTTGCGGCAGCTCGGTCAGACCGCGTTGTCCGACGTACTGCGGGCTGCTCGTGGTCAGTCCGGCGAGCGGGAGTCGGCGTCGGCGGGTGCGGCGGGGGAGTTGAGTGGATCGACTCGCCAGTGGCAGTTCGGCGACACCCAGGCGTGGGACGTGCCCAAGACCGTGCGCAACGCCGTACTGCGCACCGCGAGCGTCGGCGCGCGGGTCGGGCTCGACGTGAGCGACGTGGAGATCGCCGAGACGGAGCACCGGGCGCGCGCCGCGGTGGCGTTGCTGGTGGACACCTCCTGGTCGATGGTCCAGGAGAACCGCTGGCTCCCGATGAAGCGGACGGCGCTCGCGCTGCACCAACTCATCTCGACCCGCTACCGCAACGACGCGCTCCAGCTGATCACCTTCGGCCGGTACGCCGGGGTGGTGGAGCTGCCGCAGCTGATCGGACTCGAAGGCACCTGGGAGCAGGGCACCAACGCGCACCACGCGCTGCTGCTCGCGGGCCGGCACCTGCGGCGGCACCCGGACGCGAACCCGGTCGTCCTGATGGTGACGGACGGGGAGCCGACGGCGCACCTGGAGCCGGACGGTACGGCGGAGTTCTCGTACCCGCCGGAGCCGGCGACGTTGCGCAAGACGATCTTCGAGGTGGACCGGCTGGCCAAGCTCGGCGCTTCGCTGACCGTTTTCCGGCTCGGCGACGACCCGCGGCTGGAGAAGTTCGTCGATCTGCTCGCGCGCCGTACCGGTGGCCGGGTGCTCGCGCCGGACGCCGACGGCCTCGGAGCGGCGGTGGTCGGTGATTACTTGAGAACACGCCGAAAGTTCTGA